Proteins from a single region of Corynebacterium casei LMG S-19264:
- the rpsQ gene encoding 30S ribosomal protein S17, translating to MSEAIVNETQNEKGNRKTRTGVVVSDKMNKTIVVELENRKQHALYGKIMRNNPRVKVHDEDETAGIGDRVLIQECRPLSKDKHHRLVEVVEKAK from the coding sequence ATGAGTGAGGCAATTGTGAACGAAACCCAGAATGAAAAGGGCAACCGCAAGACCCGTACTGGTGTTGTAGTTTCCGACAAGATGAACAAGACCATTGTTGTCGAGTTGGAAAACCGTAAGCAGCACGCACTGTACGGCAAGATCATGCGTAACAACCCACGTGTTAAGGTCCACGACGAAGACGAAACCGCCGGCATCGGCGACCGCGTTCTGATTCAGGAATGCCGTCCACTGTCCAAGGACAAGCACCACCGTCTGGTTGAAGTTGTAGAGAAGGCTAAGTAA
- the rplC gene encoding 50S ribosomal protein L3 — translation MMTNEIKGILGKKLGMTQVFDEENRVVPVTVVEAGPCVVTQIRTVETDGYNAIQIAFGEIDPRKANKPASGHFKKAGVTPRRHVAEIRMDDVSAYEIGQDVTVEIFEGSTFVDVTGTSKGHGYAGAMKRHGFAGQGAAHGNQAAHRRVGGIGGAATPGRVFKGKRMAGRMGSDRVTTQNLKIQKIDAESNLLLIKGAIPGVRGGLVTVKTAVKGGAHA, via the coding sequence ATAATGACTAACGAGATCAAGGGCATTCTGGGCAAGAAGCTCGGCATGACTCAGGTCTTTGACGAGGAGAACCGCGTAGTACCGGTAACCGTCGTCGAGGCTGGGCCATGCGTTGTGACCCAGATTCGCACCGTAGAAACCGATGGCTACAACGCCATCCAGATCGCCTTTGGCGAGATCGACCCACGCAAGGCAAACAAGCCAGCATCCGGCCACTTCAAGAAGGCTGGTGTAACCCCACGTCGCCACGTAGCAGAAATCCGCATGGATGATGTCTCTGCTTACGAAATCGGCCAGGACGTCACCGTTGAAATCTTCGAGGGCAGCACCTTCGTTGACGTCACCGGTACTTCCAAGGGTCACGGCTACGCTGGTGCTATGAAGCGCCACGGCTTCGCTGGCCAGGGCGCTGCTCACGGTAACCAGGCTGCTCACCGCCGCGTCGGTGGCATTGGCGGCGCTGCTACCCCAGGCCGCGTCTTCAAGGGCAAGCGCATGGCTGGCCGCATGGGTTCCGATCGCGTAACCACGCAGAACCTTAAGATTCAGAAGATCGATGCCGAGTCCAACCTGCTGCTCATCAAGGGTGCTATCCCTGGTGTTCGCGGTGGCCTCGTCACCGTCAAGACCGCAGTGAAGGGCGGTGCACACGCATGA
- a CDS encoding Asp23/Gls24 family envelope stress response protein produces the protein MADNNNDNNFFGEENPTPKTVAGATGAATTDAVETPRKVNENLETEFGTTTIDNAVVSKIAGIAAREVSGVAALGGGGARLVGTIRESFGGNEDVRQGVSVTVAEGVASIEVAIIAEYGVAIHELAEAIRRNTINAIERMTGLEVDRVDVVVHDVKLPNEKVEDSQDESENNNAAVASQQTPAINHF, from the coding sequence ATGGCTGACAATAATAATGACAACAACTTCTTTGGTGAAGAAAACCCAACCCCAAAGACCGTTGCTGGGGCAACCGGCGCTGCAACCACCGACGCAGTAGAGACCCCACGCAAGGTCAATGAGAACTTGGAGACCGAGTTCGGTACCACCACCATCGATAATGCTGTCGTTTCCAAGATTGCCGGCATCGCAGCACGTGAAGTATCTGGTGTTGCAGCACTCGGTGGCGGCGGCGCTCGTCTGGTGGGCACCATCCGCGAATCCTTCGGCGGCAATGAAGATGTACGCCAGGGCGTTTCCGTAACCGTTGCTGAGGGTGTGGCTTCCATCGAGGTCGCGATCATCGCTGAGTACGGTGTGGCAATCCACGAGCTGGCTGAGGCCATCCGTCGCAACACCATCAACGCTATTGAGCGCATGACCGGCCTTGAGGTCGATCGCGTGGACGTTGTTGTCCACGACGTGAAGCTGCCTAATGAAAAGGTCGAGGACTCCCAGGACGAGTCTGAGAACAACAACGCAGCGGTTGCATCCCAGCAGACCCCTGCTATCAACCACTTCTAG
- the rplD gene encoding 50S ribosomal protein L4, whose amino-acid sequence MSNLKLDVKTAEGKTNGSVELPAEIFDAEVSIALMHQVVNAQLAAARQGTHSTKTRGEVRGGGRKPFRQKGTGRARQGSIRAPHYTGGGVVHGPKPRDYAQRTPKKMIKAALFGALSDRARNERIHVIEELVAGQTPSTKSAKAFIESLTDRKTVLLVVGREDLNARRSANNLSNVHILDAGQLNTYDVLNADDVVFSVEALHSFINRAGGKDEAKEANNV is encoded by the coding sequence ATGAGCAACCTTAAGCTAGACGTCAAGACTGCTGAGGGTAAGACCAATGGCTCAGTCGAGTTGCCGGCCGAGATCTTTGACGCAGAGGTGTCCATCGCTTTGATGCACCAGGTCGTCAACGCTCAGCTTGCTGCTGCTCGTCAGGGCACGCACTCGACCAAGACCCGTGGAGAGGTTCGCGGCGGTGGCCGTAAGCCTTTCCGTCAGAAGGGCACCGGTCGCGCACGTCAGGGCTCCATCCGCGCTCCGCACTACACCGGCGGCGGCGTTGTACACGGCCCTAAGCCACGCGACTACGCACAGCGCACCCCAAAGAAGATGATCAAGGCTGCTCTCTTCGGTGCACTGTCTGACCGTGCTCGCAACGAGCGCATCCACGTAATCGAAGAATTGGTAGCGGGCCAGACCCCATCTACCAAGTCTGCTAAGGCATTCATCGAGAGCCTGACCGACCGCAAGACTGTCTTGCTGGTTGTCGGCCGCGAAGACTTGAATGCTCGCCGCAGCGCCAACAACCTGTCTAACGTTCACATTCTGGACGCTGGTCAGCTGAACACCTACGACGTTCTCAACGCTGATGACGTTGTGTTCTCTGTTGAGGCTCTGCACTCCTTCATCAACCGCGCAGGCGGCAAGGATGAGGCTAAGGAGGCCAACAATGTCTAA
- the rpmC gene encoding 50S ribosomal protein L29 encodes MALGTPAHEFRELDNAELDKRLADAKEELFNLRFQKATGQLTNNQRVGAVKRDIARIYTVLRERELGLSVVPGAEA; translated from the coding sequence ATGGCACTAGGTACCCCTGCCCACGAGTTCCGCGAACTCGACAACGCTGAACTGGACAAGCGTCTTGCGGATGCGAAGGAAGAACTGTTCAACCTTCGTTTCCAGAAGGCAACCGGTCAGCTGACCAACAACCAGCGTGTTGGCGCCGTAAAGCGCGACATTGCTCGTATCTACACCGTTCTGCGTGAGCGCGAGCTTGGTTTGTCCGTCGTTCCGGGAGCTGAGGCATAA
- the rpsC gene encoding 30S ribosomal protein S3, which yields MGQKIHPHGLRLGITSDWKTHWFADKDYANYVAEDIKIREYLSKGLERAGIADVVIERTRDRVRVDIHTARPGIVIGRRGAEADRIRRELEKLTGKMVALNILEVKQVDASANLVAQSIAEQLVNRVAFRRAMRKAIQGAMRQPQVKGIKVLCSGRLGGAEMSRTERYHEGRVPLHTLRAEIDYGFAEAHTTFGRIGVKVWIYKGDVVGGVRESELNAPSQGRNRGDRGGRPRRGGQRRQRAQKQEG from the coding sequence ATGGGCCAGAAAATCCATCCTCACGGCCTACGTTTGGGCATCACTTCCGACTGGAAGACCCACTGGTTTGCCGATAAGGACTACGCAAACTACGTAGCCGAAGACATCAAGATCCGCGAGTACCTGTCCAAGGGCCTCGAGCGCGCCGGCATCGCCGACGTTGTCATCGAGCGCACCCGCGACCGCGTCCGCGTCGACATTCACACCGCTCGTCCGGGCATCGTGATTGGCCGTCGTGGCGCTGAGGCTGACCGCATCCGCCGCGAGCTCGAGAAGCTCACCGGCAAGATGGTTGCGCTCAACATCCTCGAGGTCAAGCAGGTCGATGCATCCGCTAACCTGGTTGCACAGTCCATCGCTGAGCAGCTTGTAAACCGTGTGGCTTTCCGTCGCGCGATGCGCAAGGCTATCCAGGGCGCTATGCGTCAGCCACAGGTCAAGGGCATCAAGGTTCTGTGCTCCGGCCGTTTGGGCGGCGCAGAAATGTCCCGCACCGAGCGCTACCACGAGGGTCGCGTTCCACTGCACACCCTTCGCGCTGAGATCGACTACGGCTTTGCAGAAGCACACACCACTTTCGGACGCATCGGCGTCAAGGTGTGGATCTACAAGGGCGACGTAGTCGGTGGCGTGCGCGAGTCCGAACTGAACGCTCCGTCTCAGGGCCGCAACCGCGGTGACCGTGGCGGCCGTCCACGCCGTGGTGGCCAGCGCCGCCAGCGTGCACAGAAGCAGGAGGGCTAA
- the rplP gene encoding 50S ribosomal protein L16 encodes MLIPKRVKYRRQHRPTRSGLSKGGNRINFGEYAIQALEPAYVTNRQIEAARIAINRHVKRGGKVWITIYPDRPLTQKPLGVRMGSGKGPVEKWVANVKPGRILFEMSYPDEATAIEALRRAGQKLPCKVRIIKKEDQF; translated from the coding sequence ATGCTTATCCCTAAGCGCGTAAAGTACCGCCGCCAGCACCGCCCAACCCGTAGCGGTCTGTCCAAGGGCGGAAACCGCATCAACTTCGGTGAGTACGCAATCCAGGCTCTCGAGCCTGCATACGTCACCAACCGTCAGATTGAGGCTGCTCGTATTGCCATCAACCGCCACGTCAAGCGTGGTGGCAAGGTATGGATCACCATCTACCCAGACCGTCCTTTGACCCAGAAGCCACTTGGTGTTCGTATGGGCTCCGGTAAGGGTCCAGTTGAGAAGTGGGTGGCTAACGTTAAGCCAGGCCGCATTCTCTTCGAGATGTCCTACCCTGATGAAGCAACCGCTATTGAGGCTCTGCGTCGTGCAGGCCAGAAGCTGCCTTGCAAGGTCCGTATCATCAAGAAGGAGGACCAGTTCTAA
- the rplW gene encoding 50S ribosomal protein L23, with protein sequence MSKIANPRDIILAPVVSEKSYGLMEQNVYTFYVATDSNKTQIKDAVEKIFGVKVDSVNTVNRAGKRKRTRTGYGVRKSTKRAYVTLREGSDSIDIFGASA encoded by the coding sequence ATGTCTAAGATTGCTAACCCACGCGACATCATCCTGGCACCAGTAGTGTCTGAAAAGTCCTACGGTCTGATGGAGCAGAACGTTTACACGTTCTACGTCGCAACGGATTCCAACAAGACCCAGATTAAAGATGCCGTAGAGAAGATCTTCGGCGTGAAGGTCGACTCCGTTAACACCGTTAACCGTGCAGGTAAGCGTAAGCGCACCCGCACCGGCTACGGCGTACGTAAGTCCACCAAGCGCGCCTACGTGACTCTCCGTGAAGGCAGCGACTCCATCGACATCTTCGGCGCAAGCGCCTAA
- a CDS encoding GTPase domain-containing protein — protein MKDPTRIDEILRAVRNAWAGQPDLTLPTLMAMAANQGIGWGSSDEELIGYLESIAQNYPPEITPDDLADGGGFMLTMMDKGLRISLVDSHVIVRSHPSHQTVVWEFDSFRTTGPGFPLVITDTAGIDHRLGITERITSLEPDSNRADLKGLSRADIGDAVYGIVTEDGRTVTLSRRLEVSSADRRSLEVSHYQWNRVISHAPLIVELAGGELLELGTPTKVLLAET, from the coding sequence ATGAAAGATCCCACGCGCATTGATGAAATCCTTCGCGCCGTTCGCAATGCTTGGGCCGGACAGCCGGATCTCACGCTGCCCACGTTGATGGCAATGGCCGCGAATCAGGGCATCGGGTGGGGTAGCAGTGATGAGGAACTCATTGGCTACCTGGAGTCCATCGCTCAGAACTACCCGCCCGAAATCACACCGGACGACCTGGCAGATGGGGGCGGTTTCATGCTCACCATGATGGATAAAGGTCTTCGCATTTCGCTTGTCGATTCCCACGTGATCGTCCGCAGTCACCCGAGCCATCAAACAGTGGTGTGGGAATTTGATAGTTTCCGCACCACTGGCCCTGGCTTCCCTCTGGTGATTACCGATACTGCTGGTATTGACCATCGTCTGGGAATCACCGAGCGCATCACCAGCCTTGAGCCAGACTCCAATCGCGCTGACCTTAAGGGACTCAGCCGGGCTGATATTGGTGATGCCGTCTACGGCATCGTGACCGAAGACGGGCGCACTGTGACGCTATCGCGGCGCTTGGAGGTTTCTTCCGCTGACCGCCGTAGCCTTGAAGTAAGCCACTATCAGTGGAACCGCGTGATCTCACACGCCCCGCTTATCGTTGAGCTTGCCGGCGGTGAGCTCCTGGAGCTTGGAACACCGACCAAGGTTCTACTCGCGGAAACTTAA
- the rplB gene encoding 50S ribosomal protein L2 gives MAIRKYKPTTPGRRQSSVSMFEEITRSTPEKSLLRPISKTGGRNNYGRITTRHIGGGHKRRYRVIDFRRHDKDGIPAKVAHIEYDPNRTANIALLHYFDGEKRYIIAPKGLKQGTVVEAGANADIKVGNNLPLRNIPTGTIIHSVELKPGAGAKLARSAGSSIQLLGKEGKYAVLRMPSSEIRRVDIRCRATVGEVGNADQMNIRWGKAGRMRWKGVRPTVRGVVMNPVDHPHGGGEGKTSGGRHPVSPWGQKEGRTRNPNRYSNNMIVRRRRPNKKR, from the coding sequence ATGGCTATTCGTAAGTACAAGCCGACAACTCCGGGTCGCCGCCAGAGCTCCGTTTCCATGTTCGAGGAGATCACTCGCTCGACCCCGGAAAAGTCTCTGCTGCGCCCTATTTCCAAGACTGGTGGCCGTAACAACTACGGTCGCATCACCACCCGCCACATCGGCGGTGGCCACAAGCGTCGTTACCGCGTGATTGACTTCCGTCGTCACGACAAGGACGGCATCCCGGCAAAGGTCGCTCACATCGAGTACGACCCAAACCGCACCGCAAACATTGCTTTGCTGCACTACTTCGATGGCGAGAAGCGATACATCATCGCTCCTAAGGGCCTGAAGCAGGGCACCGTTGTTGAGGCCGGCGCTAACGCCGACATCAAGGTTGGCAACAACCTGCCATTGCGCAACATCCCAACCGGTACCATTATCCATTCCGTTGAATTGAAGCCTGGCGCTGGTGCAAAGCTTGCACGTTCCGCTGGTTCCTCCATCCAACTGTTGGGTAAGGAAGGCAAGTACGCAGTTCTGCGTATGCCATCTTCCGAAATCCGCCGCGTTGACATTCGTTGCCGCGCAACCGTGGGTGAGGTCGGCAACGCTGACCAGATGAACATCCGCTGGGGCAAGGCTGGTCGTATGCGTTGGAAGGGCGTTCGCCCAACCGTCCGTGGTGTCGTTATGAACCCGGTCGACCACCCACACGGTGGTGGTGAAGGTAAGACCTCTGGTGGTCGTCACCCTGTGTCCCCTTGGGGCCAGAAAGAGGGTCGTACCCGTAACCCTAACCGTTACTCCAACAACATGATCGTACGACGTCGTCGTCCGAACAAGAAGCGCTAA
- a CDS encoding Asp23/Gls24 family envelope stress response protein has protein sequence MTITPHAPQADAGGVHVANAPGTTEISVRTLERIVAQAIKAVPGTVTIDSKLAGIGGRGYPRSIVQSDPDARMTAVESTIAVAWPSPVTQVAAQTRAAIISAIAQFTGYSTTRVNVTVGHLEPGNRVSNSAAAAPVNFHASIPAVSPTKVNHPVTRSSSTNVHRFDAAEWTDRTRAESVATPAPKQLRPVNSAAPVEVRSVETPKEVEIRPSGEVNPRLEEVYVPKSNPRELHLQDVHVPDERELKQIDVPDEQPLREIHVESANPEPSRVFAPKPVQLRHIEVHPVEVRKPEIRPTMGTEFGHE, from the coding sequence ATGACTATCACACCACACGCACCCCAGGCGGATGCTGGTGGTGTCCATGTTGCTAACGCCCCGGGCACCACAGAGATCAGCGTCCGCACGTTAGAACGCATTGTTGCCCAGGCTATCAAGGCCGTTCCCGGCACTGTCACGATTGATTCCAAGCTGGCCGGCATCGGCGGCCGTGGATACCCACGCAGCATTGTGCAATCCGATCCAGATGCCCGGATGACGGCTGTGGAATCCACCATCGCGGTGGCATGGCCTTCGCCGGTTACTCAGGTTGCAGCACAGACCCGTGCGGCGATCATTTCCGCGATTGCGCAGTTCACTGGATACTCCACCACGCGTGTCAACGTCACCGTTGGCCACTTGGAGCCAGGAAACCGCGTCAGCAATTCTGCGGCGGCAGCGCCGGTGAATTTCCATGCTTCAATTCCGGCGGTCTCACCAACGAAGGTCAACCATCCGGTCACACGTTCCTCTTCCACGAATGTGCATCGATTTGATGCCGCTGAGTGGACTGATAGAACACGAGCGGAATCAGTGGCTACGCCTGCGCCGAAGCAGTTGCGTCCAGTAAATTCCGCAGCGCCGGTGGAAGTTCGGTCTGTTGAGACGCCAAAAGAAGTTGAGATTCGCCCAAGCGGTGAGGTCAACCCACGTTTGGAGGAGGTTTACGTGCCTAAGTCCAACCCACGCGAGCTGCACTTGCAGGATGTTCACGTTCCAGATGAGCGTGAGCTGAAGCAAATAGACGTTCCGGATGAGCAGCCTTTGCGCGAGATTCATGTGGAGTCCGCTAATCCTGAGCCTTCGCGCGTCTTCGCACCAAAGCCAGTGCAGCTTCGCCATATTGAGGTTCACCCGGTTGAGGTGCGCAAGCCAGAAATTAGGCCGACGATGGGAACGGAGTTCGGTCATGAGTGA
- a CDS encoding DUF6286 domain-containing protein gives MSDKSSSKKSSFETVEFKSVAQQPADDTPTAVTPKVEVPSAQEPQQVEPTESTGPTETVEPAEPETTLSVTEPQNKTTARTSADGYVTAAHTTLEGSAPAFTSKQPRLSPPVRWLAILLGLALIALACVAWRDMWVTYSESTRELWTAPVFELIGTPPLPMWMVWAGIGSIVVGLLFFLISVRRGRMTHVPVGPSPAVEAGQGTTAAMWIRPVDIARLVSATARRLPGVSTAQTRTTGNTKKGLKVEVTISGDVNDPMLAQRVTDSVKHSLKELGTTVDVYVEVEKKQELGNNV, from the coding sequence ATGAGTGATAAGTCATCGAGCAAGAAGTCATCGTTTGAAACCGTAGAGTTCAAGTCTGTTGCACAGCAGCCTGCCGATGACACTCCGACCGCAGTGACTCCCAAAGTCGAAGTACCGTCTGCGCAGGAACCACAGCAGGTTGAGCCGACTGAATCGACCGGGCCAACTGAAACGGTTGAACCGGCTGAGCCGGAGACGACGTTGTCTGTGACGGAACCGCAGAACAAGACTACCGCGCGAACCTCAGCGGATGGCTATGTCACGGCTGCGCACACGACGTTGGAGGGTTCCGCCCCGGCTTTTACTTCTAAGCAGCCGCGTTTGTCCCCGCCAGTTCGTTGGCTTGCCATCTTGTTGGGCCTAGCGCTCATCGCACTGGCGTGTGTGGCGTGGCGCGATATGTGGGTGACGTATTCCGAATCCACGCGTGAGCTGTGGACAGCGCCGGTCTTTGAGTTGATTGGCACTCCTCCACTCCCAATGTGGATGGTGTGGGCTGGTATTGGTTCCATTGTTGTGGGTTTGTTGTTCTTCCTCATTTCGGTGCGTCGCGGACGGATGACGCATGTCCCAGTTGGCCCTTCCCCTGCTGTGGAAGCTGGTCAGGGCACAACGGCTGCTATGTGGATTCGCCCCGTTGATATTGCGCGTTTGGTCAGTGCCACCGCACGGCGTTTGCCAGGTGTGAGCACAGCGCAGACCCGCACGACAGGAAACACCAAGAAGGGCCTCAAAGTTGAGGTGACCATCTCTGGCGACGTTAATGATCCGATGCTGGCGCAGCGCGTTACTGATAGTGTGAAGCACTCTTTGAAGGAGCTTGGCACCACGGTTGATGTGTACGTCGAAGTAGAAAAGAAGCAGGAGTTGGGAAACAATGTCTAA
- a CDS encoding sucrose-specific PTS transporter subunit IIBC, which produces MDHKRVATTVLEARGGEDNIAGVAHCATRLRVVVKDSKGIDKQALDNDPDLKGTFEAGGMFQAIVGPGDVNVVFNEMTQQAKKDIAVSTDKLKDIAANSGNWFSRAVKILADIFVPLIPILVGGGLLMAINNVLTQPGLFGEQSVIEMYPAWEGTAGLINTLASAPFAFLPVLVGFTATKRFGGNEFLGAGIAMAMVMPDLINGYAVAAAMEDGSMTYWDIFGFDVTQTGYQGFVLPILVISWVLATLEKFFQSKFKGTVDFLVTPVLTLLITAFITFMALGPALRWVGDQLAYGLANIYDFAGPVGGLLFGLVYEPIVITGLHQSFPPVETMLWTQGGSFIFPIAAMSNIAQGGATLAVYFLAKSDKLKGLSGASGVSALFGITEPAMFGVNLRLRWPFYIAICASAIGGALVALFGVLATALGAAGFIGPVSIQGSSVPAYLLICVITLVVSFAGAYIYGRVLLSRNGTIDPDEIPAAADSPAQEPLVAPADNATTIASPLHGNAMNLSEVSDPMFAAGKLRSGMAVEPETGKLLSPIDGKVTVTFPSGHAYAVRGKDAEGNNVDILMHIGFDTVNLKGEHFTAHVNKGDEVKAGDLLAEFDIPAIKAAGYPVTTPVVVSNSKKLGAVLPAAVAGQSVGFGDALCTVDPPVVTSTV; this is translated from the coding sequence ATGGACCATAAACGCGTTGCTACCACGGTGCTGGAAGCGCGCGGCGGCGAAGACAATATTGCGGGCGTTGCCCACTGCGCTACCCGGCTGCGGGTGGTGGTGAAAGATAGCAAGGGTATTGATAAGCAAGCTCTTGATAATGACCCGGATTTGAAGGGAACCTTCGAGGCCGGCGGCATGTTCCAGGCCATTGTTGGACCTGGTGATGTCAACGTGGTGTTCAATGAGATGACGCAGCAAGCGAAGAAAGATATCGCTGTCTCAACGGACAAGCTCAAGGACATCGCTGCGAATTCCGGAAACTGGTTCTCCCGCGCCGTTAAGATTCTCGCGGACATCTTTGTGCCACTGATTCCGATTCTGGTCGGCGGTGGTCTGCTCATGGCCATCAACAATGTGCTCACACAGCCAGGTCTTTTCGGTGAGCAGTCTGTGATTGAGATGTACCCGGCGTGGGAGGGCACCGCCGGGCTTATTAATACTCTGGCGTCGGCGCCATTCGCGTTCTTGCCTGTGTTGGTGGGATTCACCGCAACCAAACGCTTTGGCGGCAATGAATTCCTCGGCGCCGGAATTGCCATGGCGATGGTAATGCCGGACCTGATCAATGGCTACGCCGTTGCTGCCGCGATGGAAGATGGCTCGATGACCTATTGGGACATTTTCGGCTTTGATGTCACGCAGACTGGTTACCAGGGCTTTGTCTTACCGATTCTTGTTATTTCCTGGGTGCTGGCAACGCTGGAGAAGTTCTTCCAATCCAAGTTCAAAGGCACCGTGGACTTCCTAGTCACGCCAGTGTTGACGCTACTCATAACAGCATTCATTACCTTTATGGCTCTGGGTCCTGCCCTGCGTTGGGTCGGTGACCAGTTGGCGTACGGGCTGGCCAACATTTACGACTTCGCCGGTCCTGTGGGTGGCCTTCTCTTTGGTCTGGTCTACGAGCCAATCGTGATTACAGGCCTGCACCAGTCCTTCCCTCCTGTGGAAACCATGCTGTGGACCCAGGGTGGTTCCTTCATCTTCCCAATCGCAGCGATGTCGAATATTGCGCAGGGTGGAGCAACACTCGCGGTCTATTTCCTGGCCAAGTCTGACAAACTTAAAGGTCTTTCCGGCGCTTCTGGTGTCTCCGCGCTCTTTGGTATCACTGAGCCTGCCATGTTCGGTGTTAACCTGCGTCTGCGCTGGCCTTTCTATATCGCCATCTGTGCCTCCGCTATTGGCGGTGCACTCGTCGCGCTCTTTGGTGTTCTGGCCACTGCGCTGGGTGCCGCGGGATTCATCGGCCCCGTCTCGATCCAAGGGTCTTCCGTGCCAGCGTATCTGCTAATTTGTGTGATTACGCTGGTCGTGTCCTTTGCTGGGGCATACATCTACGGCCGAGTACTGCTTAGCCGCAATGGCACCATCGATCCAGATGAGATCCCAGCTGCTGCAGATTCTCCTGCACAGGAACCTCTCGTGGCGCCTGCAGACAACGCCACGACTATTGCATCACCGCTGCACGGTAACGCAATGAATCTGTCGGAAGTCAGTGACCCAATGTTTGCAGCTGGCAAACTCAGATCCGGCATGGCGGTTGAGCCAGAGACCGGAAAGCTGCTCTCCCCTATTGACGGCAAAGTAACCGTCACATTCCCCTCAGGGCATGCCTACGCTGTTCGCGGTAAAGACGCCGAGGGGAACAACGTGGACATCTTGATGCACATCGGTTTCGACACCGTGAATCTCAAAGGAGAGCACTTCACCGCGCACGTAAACAAGGGCGATGAAGTCAAAGCCGGGGATCTATTGGCTGAATTCGACATCCCAGCAATCAAGGCAGCTGGCTACCCGGTCACCACACCAGTGGTGGTATCGAACTCTAAGAAACTCGGTGCGGTCCTACCAGCGGCAGTCGCAGGCCAATCCGTAGGTTTCGGAGATGCACTATGCACGGTCGACCCGCCGGTTGTAACTTCGACTGTCTAG
- the rpsS gene encoding 30S ribosomal protein S19, with product MPRSLKKGPFVDEHLLNKVDAQNEANTKQVIKTWSRRSTILPDFIGHTFAVHDGRKHVPVFIEDSMVGHKLGEFAPTKTFKGHVKEDKKGRR from the coding sequence ATGCCACGCAGCCTTAAGAAAGGCCCATTCGTAGATGAGCACCTCCTCAACAAGGTGGATGCTCAGAACGAGGCAAACACCAAGCAGGTCATCAAGACCTGGTCTCGCCGCTCGACCATTCTCCCTGATTTCATTGGTCACACCTTCGCCGTCCACGACGGTCGTAAGCATGTCCCAGTGTTCATCGAGGACTCCATGGTCGGCCACAAGCTCGGCGAGTTTGCACCAACCAAGACCTTCAAGGGTCACGTCAAGGAAGATAAGAAGGGACGTCGATAA
- the rpsJ gene encoding 30S ribosomal protein S10, whose protein sequence is MAGQKIRIRLKAYDHETIDASAKKIVETVTRTGARVVGPVPLPTEKNVYAVIRSPHKYKDSREHFEMRTHKRLIDILDPTPKTVDALMRIDLPASVDVNIQ, encoded by the coding sequence GTGGCGGGACAAAAAATCCGCATTAGGCTGAAGGCCTACGATCACGAGACAATCGACGCTTCTGCAAAGAAGATCGTTGAGACGGTAACCCGCACGGGTGCTCGTGTTGTCGGCCCGGTGCCACTACCGACCGAGAAGAACGTATACGCCGTTATTCGTTCTCCACACAAGTACAAGGACTCTCGCGAGCACTTCGAGATGCGCACCCACAAGCGCCTCATCGACATTCTCGACCCAACCCCGAAGACCGTTGACGCTCTTATGCGCATCGATCTTCCGGCAAGTGTCGACGTCAATATCCAGTGA
- the rplV gene encoding 50S ribosomal protein L22 — MSETITSASATARFVRVTPMKARRVIDLVRGKSVAEALAILKYAPQGAAKPVAKVVASAAANAENNFGLDPRTLVISEAYANEGPTMRRFQPRAQGRAFMIRKRTSHITVVVESQKEGAK; from the coding sequence ATGAGTGAAACCATCACCTCCGCATCCGCAACGGCCCGTTTCGTTCGCGTAACCCCTATGAAGGCACGTCGCGTCATCGATTTGGTCCGCGGCAAGTCCGTCGCCGAAGCTCTGGCTATCTTGAAGTACGCACCTCAGGGCGCTGCTAAGCCAGTAGCTAAGGTTGTAGCTTCTGCTGCAGCTAACGCTGAGAACAACTTCGGTCTGGACCCACGCACCCTGGTCATCTCTGAGGCTTATGCTAACGAGGGTCCAACCATGCGTCGCTTCCAGCCACGCGCCCAGGGCCGTGCATTCATGATCCGTAAGCGCACCAGCCACATCACCGTGGTGGTCGAGAGCCAGAAGGAAGGGGCCAAGTAA